A region from the Musa acuminata AAA Group cultivar baxijiao chromosome BXJ1-10, Cavendish_Baxijiao_AAA, whole genome shotgun sequence genome encodes:
- the LOC135594716 gene encoding uncharacterized protein LOC135594716, which translates to MPQPPMLQPQPPLPPIMKHSRTNLGDLKSLITKRLGQERAQRYFSYLNDLLSQKLSKREFSKLCILTLGHENLPFHNQLISSILQNASRAKVPPPVHHDKFAQMPTGIVLNGDVLPRLPHKIRSRTDNHRVKDCPSPLGPNGRAQVSAQLSSIPYNTAVLGQHDDLNSSDLQKLIQQQQCGPHKQPTKRARIDETPVHDQGAVHSPVLAEVVSVDQREDIEHWNKMASLKGPLQAPLGIPFCSASVGGARTPLSSGSANIDRFHRSYDSSELYHTEVLKKRMEKIAKALGLEGVTMDCANLLNNGLDVYLKRLIGSCIELVGVRTRHESTKQPFSNLLPFAQPENGICVGSQMHGNVGLEGTHVLSMQDFKVAMEVKPQQLGEDWPMLLEKIYVRSFEE; encoded by the coding sequence ATGCCACAGCCGCCAAtgctgcagccgcagccgccgctgCCGCCAATTATGAAGCATTCCCGGACTAACCTTGGTGACCTTAAATCCCTGATAACCAAGCGTCTCGGCCAGGAGCGAGCACAGCGCTACTTCAGCTATCTGAACGATTTGCTGTCGCAGAAGCTGAGCAAGCGTGAGTTTAGCAAACTCTGCATTTTGACACTCGGCCATGAGAATCTCCCCTTCCACAATCAACTCATCAGTTCTATCCTTCAGAATGCCTCAAGGGCTAAAGTTCCACCACCTGTTCATCATGACAAATTTGCCCAAATGCCAACTGGAATTGTGTTGAATGGTGATGTCTTGCCGAGGTTGCCCCACAAGATCAGGAGTAGGACCGATAATCACCGGGTTAAAGACTGCCCCAGTCCCCTTGGACCAAATGGGAGGGCACAAGTGTCTGCTCAGCTGTCATCGATACCATATAACACAGCAGTTTTAGGTCAGCATGATGATCTGAACTCAAGTGACTTGCAGAAATTAATACAACAACAACAGTGTGGGCCTCACAAGCAGCCAACAAAGAGAGCAAGGATAGATGAAACACCTGTGCACGACCAGGGTGCCGTACATAGCCCAGTTCTTGCTGAAGTAGTTTCTGTAGACCAAAGGGAGGACATAGAACACTGGAATAAAATGGCTTCCCTTAAAGGTCCTCTTCAGGCTCCACTTGGAATTCCTTTCTGTTCAGCAAGTGTTGGCGGGGCAAGAACGCCATTATCATCAGGTAGTGCTAACATTGATAGGTTTCATAGGAGTTATGATTCTAGTGAACTGTATCATACTGAGGTATTGAAAAAACGAATGGAAAAAATAGCAAAAGCACTGGGCTTGGAAGGAGTGACAATGGACTGTGCCAACTTGCTGAACAATGGGTTGGATGTGTACTTGAAGCGGTTGATTGGTTCATGCATTGAGCTAGTAGGAGTAAGAACAAGGCATGAATCAACAAAGCAGCCATTTTCCAATCTCCTTCCTTTTGCACAACCTGAGAATGGTATTTGTGTAGGAAGCCAAATGCATGGTAATGTTGGTTTGGAAGGCACGCATGTGTTGAGTATGCAAGATTTTAAGGTAGCAATGGAGGTAAAGCCACAGCAACTTGGGGAGGATTGGCCCATGCTGCTTGAGAAAATATATGTTCGCTCATTTGAGGAATAG
- the LOC103970007 gene encoding ribulose bisphosphate carboxylase/oxygenase activase, chloroplastic, whose translation MAVVSSFHSALLPFSSPSIPIPILNPVNCEKRRRWTSYSTRLQCSSRPDEAKRISEQSSWESKDSEGKDYLYRLGQEADNMNIAVGARQGVIDDLFVGNFLGKDSDIVFDYRQKATRSFEYLQGDYYIAPAFLDKVACHIVKNYIAHLLNVKVPLILGIWGGKGQGKTFQTELIFRAMGIEPVIMSAGELESERAGEPGRLIRDRYRTASQVIQNQGKMSCLMINDIDAGLGRFGNTQMTVNNQIVVGTLMNLSDNPTRVSIGQKWRESDVVHRVPIIVTGNDFSTLYAPLIRDGRMEKFYWQPDHEDIINIVHQMYAKDGITRDEVIRVVDTFPNQALDFYGALRSKTYDQSILQWVNDTGGYEKLGEKLLKGKKDGQLSTFVPPKQSVEALLESGHSLVKEQHLITNSRLSKEYMKNIDD comes from the exons ATGGCGGTCGTCAGCAGCTTCCACTCTgccctcctccccttctcctcgccTTCGATCCCTATTCCTATCCTTAACCCCGTGAACTGCGAGAAGAGGCGGCGGTGGACGTCTTACTCCACCCGCCTCCAATGCTCCTCCCGCCCCGATGAGGCGAAGAGGATCTCGGAGCAGTCGTCCTGGGAGTCCAAGGATTCGGAGGGGAAAGACTACCTCTACCGCCTCGGCCAGGAGGCCGACAATATGAACATCGCCGTCGGCGCTCGGCAGGGCGTGATCGACGACCTCTTCGTGGGGAACTTCCTTGGAAAGGACT CGGATATCGTCTTTGATTACAGGCAGAAGGCAACGAGGTCGTTCGAGTACCTCCAGGGCGATTACTACATAGCACCTGCCTTCTTG GACAAAGTTG CTTGCCACATTGTGAAGAACTACATTGCCCATCTACTCAATGTTAAGGTTCCTTTAATACTAG GTATATGGGGTGGAAAAGGTCAAGGGAAAACATTTCAAACCGAACTTATTTTTCGTGCAATGGGTATTGAACCAGTCATTATGTCTGCTGGTGAGCTAGAATCAGAGAGGGCAG GAGAACCAGGCAGGCTCATACGTGACCGATACAGAACAGCTTCTCAAGTGATTCAAAACCAA GGAAAAATGAGCTGTTTGATGATTAATGACATTGATGCTGGGCTGGGGAGATTTG GAAACACACAAATGACCGTCAACAACCAAATAGTTGTTGGAACCCTGATGAACTTGTCAGATAATCCTACCAGAGTAAGCATTGGACAGAAGTGGAGAGAATCAGATGTTGTGCATAGAGTTCCTATTATTGTAACTGGCAATGATTTTTCTACACTCTATGCTCCTTTGATTCGTGATGGAAGGATGGAGAAGTTCTACTG GCAGCCAGACCATGAAGATATAATTAACATTGTTCACCAGATGTATGCTAAGGATGGAATAACCCGTGATGAAGTTATAAGAGTTGTAGACACATTTCCAAACCAAG CATTGGATTTTTATGGGGCACTTAGGTCAAAGACTTATGATCAGTCAATCTTGCAG TGGGTAAATGATACCGGTGGATATGAAAAACTTGGTGAAAAGCTTCTCAAAGGAAAGAAGGATGGGCAGCTTTCTACTTTTGTTCCTCCTAAG CAATCAGTCGAGGCATTGCTTGAATCAGGGCATTCTCTCGTCAAGGAACAGCACTTGATTACAAATTCCAGACTCTCAAAGGAGTATATGAAGAACATCGATGACTAG
- the LOC103969688 gene encoding xyloglucan endotransglucosylase protein 7: MASSRASTAACFFLALCLSSIALAGNFYQDVDITWGDGRAKILDDGQLLMLSLDKYSGSGFQSRNQYLYGKFDMQLKLVPGDSAGTVATFYLSSQGNTHDEIDFEFLGNLSGDPYVVHTNLYTQGKGDREQQFYLWFDPTMDFHTYSVLWNPRHIVFSVDGTPIREFRNRESAGVPYPKSQAMRAYASLWDADDWATRGGLVKTDWSKAPFTASYRNYTANGCVWNSGASSCAMGSNSWMWQELDSNAMNRLKWVQKNYMIYNYCTDPKRFPQGLPPECNAS; this comes from the exons ATGGCCTCCTCTCGAGCTTCTACTGCGGCTTGCTTCTTCTTGGCGCTCTGTTTATCTAGTATCGCTTTAGCTGGTAACTTCTATCAGGACGTAGACATCACTTGGGGTGATGGCCGCGCCAAGATCCTCGACGACGGGCAGCTCCTCATGCTCTCCCTCGACAAGTATTCTGGCTCTGGATTCCAGTCCAGGAATCAATACCTCTACGGCAAGTTCGATATGCAGCTCAAGCTCGTCCCCGGCGACTCCGCCGGAACGGTGGCCACCTTTTAC TTATCTTCGCAAGGAAACACACACGACGAGATCGACTTTGAGTTCCTGGGGAACCTCAGTGGAGACCCTTACGTTGTCCACACCAATTTGTATACCCAGGGGAAGGGGGACAGAGAGCAGCAGTTCTACCTCTGGTTCGATCCCACCATGGACTTCCACACCTACTCTGTCCTATGGAATCCTAGGCATATTGT CTTCTCTGTGGACGGAACACCCATAAGAGAGTTCAGGAACAGAGAGTCCGCCGGCGTGCCGTACCCGAAGAGCCAAGCGATGAGGGCCTACGCGAGCCTGTGGGACGCCGACGACTGGGCCACCAGAGGTGGGCTGGTGAAGACGGACTGGTCCAAGGCGCCATTCACCGCGTCCTACAGGAACTACACCGCCAATGGTTGTGTCTGGAACTCCGGGGCCTCCTCCTGCGCCATGGGCAGCAACTCGTGGATGTGGCAGGAGCTGGACTCGAATGCCATGAACAGGTTGAAGTGGGTTCAGAAGAACTACATGATCTATAACTACTGCACTGATCCGAAGAGGTTTCCACAGGGACTGCCTCCTGAGTGCAATGCGAGCTAG